CTGCTTCTTTAGGCAAAAATTTCATCCCAAAGTTTACTAAGAAAAAGGGAACCTTTAAGTTGACTTTTTTTCTACCAGTATGGAGATCTTCTACTCTAATATATAGGTATTTAGCTTTTCTTTCCCCTTCAACACTTTCCCAATCCCGTTGTTCTACCGCAGCCAATAATTTTATACCTTCTTCAGCAGTTATTTTTCCTTCTTCAATCATTTTAAGAACTTGTAATTTTTCTTCATTCATAAATTTCACCTCCACTATTTTGGATTGTTTCTAATAACTCATTGGCTTGCTCTAAGGTTATAATACCGTCTTTAAGCATCAGTAAAATCCGTAATGTTTCTTCATTATATTCATCTTCACCATATCCACTCTGTTCACTATCTAAAATGAGGTTAGAATTACCCTTGATTATGCTAACATTTTTCGCCCCTTCAATATACAAGGAACCTCTCCCTTTAGAACCAAGATGACCTTCATAAAAATCCCCTTTTTTAACCAAATTAAGGCAAGGTAATTTATTATCTAAGTAACTACTCTCTATTTTAAAATTCAGTTGAGCAATTACTGGAATAGAGAGGTAGAAATCCCCTGTATTAAAAATACGCCATACCCCATGGAAATTGCTGGGTATTACTATTTCTGTATTTCCTTTTCCTTCAGCTGCTAATCTTTTAAAATTACAGTTATCTAAAGTTAAATCACCAACACCGTTGTATAAATTGAGGTTACCTCCACTATCTTTAAATTTCACTTTTCCTTTTCCATTCTCCAAGTCACATTCTCCATTTAATCGGATCAATTCTATATTCCCTTTACCATTTTCGATATTTATTTCTCCATTGATGCTAAAGCCGGTAATATTGCCAATACCATTATCTATAAACCATTTACCTTGGATATTTTCTAGTTCTAACTCACCCTTTTCAATATCTATTTCCCCATCCCCTTTAATATTGGAGAACTTAAAATTACCTTTACCTATATCTACAAAAATTTTCCCTTCTAAGTTAACCAAATGACCATCTACATAACTACCTTCAATAGCAAACTTACATTCTTTAGGAAGGTATAATGTAACTATTTTTTCTCTACCTTCTAGTTCAATTTCCAACTCATCTTCTCTAGTTTTGTAATTGACATTAAGATTTTCTCCAC
This DNA window, taken from Anaerobranca gottschalkii DSM 13577, encodes the following:
- a CDS encoding SHOCT-like domain-containing protein — translated: MNEEKLQVLKMIEEGKITAEEGIKLLAAVEQRDWESVEGERKAKYLYIRVEDLHTGRKKVNLKVPFFLVNFGMKFLPKEAEGVTQRDLERVIEIARHGGLGEVLEVVDDEDGIKVKMWVE
- a CDS encoding DUF4097 family beta strand repeat-containing protein, translated to MTYYEKTFPLSFGGKILLCIDKGKVKVWGWENASCKLEVSGENLNVNYKTREDELEIELEGREKIVTLYLPKECKFAIEGSYVDGHLVNLEGKIFVDIGKGNFKFSNIKGDGEIDIEKGELELENIQGKWFIDNGIGNITGFSINGEINIENGKGNIELIRLNGECDLENGKGKVKFKDSGGNLNLYNGVGDLTLDNCNFKRLAAEGKGNTEIVIPSNFHGVWRIFNTGDFYLSIPVIAQLNFKIESSYLDNKLPCLNLVKKGDFYEGHLGSKGRGSLYIEGAKNVSIIKGNSNLILDSEQSGYGEDEYNEETLRILLMLKDGIITLEQANELLETIQNSGGEIYE